The following nucleotide sequence is from Nothobranchius furzeri strain GRZ-AD chromosome 6, NfurGRZ-RIMD1, whole genome shotgun sequence.
aataaaataaactccaAGACGGCTCACTTAATGGAGCCTATTTAGAAAAAGTGAgtggcaggttttttttttaagaaaagtaGCTTTTCTGCATTATCAGCAGTCAGCCTGTTTCTGTTTTCATCTATAATGTGTGACACAGAGCTAAAGAGCCTTTCACTTTCCACACTGCTACATGGAGCTGAGAGGTATTTACGGGCCATTTTAGCCAAAGTGGGGAACCTGATTTTGTTGACGCCCCAGTACTTCAGAGGACTGTCTTCACGAGGGCTTGGGGCCTCTCCGAGGTATGTGTCGAGCTCAATGGCTGCTCCTGCTGCCAGCGGCTGTGCTGCTTGGGCCTGCTCCATGGCGATTTCTTCAAAGACAGTGTCCAGACTGCTGCTAGTGCTGGCCTGGGCCTTGAGGAACAGTTTAGCAGGAGGTTCTGCAGCTTCCGCCCGACTACCCTCTGACTCAGCTCTGGACATCATCTGCAGCTCCTGCTTCAGGTGCAGCTTGGCCTCTGAGGCAGTGTTGGTGGAGAAGAAGCGATCTTTATACCTGAACAAAATTAAAGAATTTATTAATATGTGgaaaaaaaggagatattttagtTTCCCCTAAACCACTGTCACAAATGACAGCTATGTGGCTTTCTGGGAGTAATATGGGAAAATATAGACTTAACCTTGGGTCAAGTATGGTGGAGATGAAGTACAGTGGGTTGGTCTCCACATCACTGAAGCGCTTCTTGACAGCTGTCAGTAAGGTTGCTTTCATTGTCTTGACACCGTGGTCCTCGTCGGTTTCTCTGTTTAGAAGtctcacaagcacagtcacagctgGGATGACATCAGAGGCTAGTGCGTCGTAGCTGCTCACTTTTGTAGTTAGTTCCTCAAAGGGGGCGAGGATGGCAACAATCTTCTCAATAAGAGCCCATTGGTGAGCGGTGAGACTGTCAGGGAGTTCATGCTCGGACACATACACCCCCAGCACTCGCTTTTGCTCAATGAGGGACTGAAGCATGTAATACGTGCTGTTCCAGCGCGTCTGTACGTCCTGCTGCAGTCTCTTTACTGGCTGGTTCAGCTGTCCCTGAATGTCCTCGAGGCGGGAGTAGGCTAAGGCGGAATGCTTAAAATGCCCAACTATTTTTCGCCCCACTGCTATAGCATCAGCTATGCTCCTCTGTGCTAATAAGCCCTCGTGAACAGCCCGCTGGAGCGTGTGCGCGACACACGGCAGACTTGGGAGCCCTGCGTCATTCATGGCTTTAATCATGTTTTTGGCATTGTCACGAAGCACAACGTGTACTGATGTTTTAGGTATACCCCGTGTCTGGAGCATTTCCTCAAACACATGCGCTATAGCCTGGCTGGTGTGCGAGCCGCGGAGTTGTTTCGCATGTAA
It contains:
- the LOC107393734 gene encoding zinc finger BED domain-containing protein 4-like; translated protein: MSAVWNYFKVDEEDKTKADCKLCSAKLSRGGAKGSALNTSNLIKHLKSKHDNEYKEFTDAKPTQPTLQQTLARREKMSKDNPRAVKITQAIMEYIALSDQPLSEVENVGFLRLLHVLEPRYDAPSRRYMTDTELPKLHDSVKKHIHSRLQASSEFSFTTDIWTSSVSPVSLISLTSQWIDESFMPQRATLHAKQLRGSHTSQAIAHVFEEMLQTRGIPKTSVHVVLRDNAKNMIKAMNDAGLPSLPCVAHTLQRAVHEGLLAQRSIADAIAVGRKIVGHFKHSALAYSRLEDIQGQLNQPVKRLQQDVQTRWNSTYYMLQSLIEQKRVLGVYVSEHELPDSLTAHQWALIEKIVAILAPFEELTTKVSSYDALASDVIPAVTVLVRLLNRETDEDHGVKTMKATLLTAVKKRFSDVETNPLYFISTILDPRYKDRFFSTNTASEAKLHLKQELQMMSRAESEGSRAEAAEPPAKLFLKAQASTSSSLDTVFEEIAMEQAQAAQPLAAGAAIELDTYLGEAPSPREDSPLKYWGVNKIRFPTLAKMARKYLSAPCSSVESERLFSSVSHIIDENRNRLTADNAEKLLFLKKKPATHFF